One Microvirga thermotolerans DNA window includes the following coding sequences:
- a CDS encoding very short patch repair endonuclease, whose translation MADTQSAERRSENMRRIKSKDTKPELLVRRMVHAMGYRYRLHRKDLAGKPDLVFGPRRKIIFVHGCFWHGHNDPACPDRREVKSNQTYWNPKIARNQERDLAHQAALEAAGWKVLTVWECETRDREALAARIKGFLEG comes from the coding sequence ATGGCGGATACGCAAAGCGCTGAGCGCCGCTCGGAGAACATGCGCCGGATCAAGAGTAAGGACACGAAACCGGAGCTTCTGGTCCGCAGGATGGTTCATGCGATGGGCTACCGGTACCGCCTTCATCGGAAGGATCTCGCCGGAAAACCTGATCTGGTCTTCGGTCCGCGCCGCAAAATCATTTTTGTGCATGGTTGCTTCTGGCACGGTCACAATGACCCTGCTTGTCCTGACCGACGTGAGGTCAAAAGCAACCAGACATACTGGAACCCCAAGATCGCCAGGAACCAGGAGCGAGATCTGGCTCATCAAGCAGCCCTCGAAGCTGCGGGCTGGAAGGTTCTCACGGTCTGGGAGTGCGAAACGCGAGACCGTGAGGCTCTCGCAGCGCGTATCAAAGGGTTTTTGGAGGGCTAA
- a CDS encoding recombinase family protein, protein MKTKAKPLKGKTQRTGETSKAVAYIRTSSAANVGADRDSDRRQREAIHEYARRTGVEIVGEHYDAAVSGADPIETRPGFSTLLDEIESSGVRTVIVEDASRFARDLITQELGILALIGRGVTVLTATGDDLTNTSDPFKVAMRQIAGSFSQLEKSRLVSKLAAARSRQRALRGKCEGRKSHAEMNPALVAEAKRLRRRSPRTGKQRSLQEIGQKLAELGFTNANGRPYAAASVRSMVQP, encoded by the coding sequence ATGAAAACGAAGGCGAAACCGTTGAAGGGCAAGACTCAGCGCACTGGAGAAACCTCGAAGGCAGTTGCGTACATACGCACGTCATCGGCTGCCAATGTAGGCGCAGATCGGGACAGCGACCGCCGTCAACGCGAGGCAATCCACGAATACGCTCGTCGCACTGGGGTTGAGATCGTAGGCGAGCACTACGACGCAGCCGTGAGCGGGGCTGATCCTATTGAAACCCGCCCAGGTTTCTCGACGCTCCTGGACGAGATCGAGAGCAGCGGAGTCCGAACAGTGATCGTTGAGGACGCGAGCCGGTTTGCGAGGGATCTGATCACCCAGGAACTTGGCATCCTTGCTCTCATTGGTCGCGGCGTGACGGTACTTACCGCTACCGGAGATGATCTCACGAACACGTCAGACCCGTTCAAGGTTGCGATGCGACAAATTGCAGGATCTTTTTCCCAACTCGAAAAATCCCGGCTGGTCAGCAAGCTCGCGGCTGCAAGAAGCCGCCAACGTGCTCTCCGTGGTAAATGCGAGGGCCGGAAGTCCCATGCTGAGATGAATCCGGCGCTGGTAGCTGAAGCAAAACGGTTGAGACGACGGTCGCCCCGTACAGGCAAGCAGAGATCCCTTCAGGAGATCGGGCAAAAGCTTGCTGAACTCGGCTTCACCAATGCGAACGGACGCCCCTACGCGGCAGCCAGCGTCAGGTCTATGGTTCAACCCTGA
- the rpoH gene encoding RNA polymerase sigma factor RpoH: protein MATALPVLANEGGLSRYLDEIRRFPMLEPHEEYMLAKRWREHGDREAAHKLVTSHLRLVAKIAMGYRGYGLPISEVVSEGNVGLMQAVKRFEPDKGFRLATYAMWWIKAAIQEYILRSWSLVKMGTTANQKKLFFNLRKAKGRISALDEGDLHPDQVKQIATQLGVNEQDVVDMNRRLSGDASLNAPLREEGEGEWQDWLVDNTESQEQMLVQEEEGQNRLAALRSALSVLNPRERRIFEARRLSDEPITLEELSAEFGVSRERVRQIEVRAFEKVQEAVKKNLARIEAPEEAR, encoded by the coding sequence ATGGCTACGGCGCTTCCGGTGCTTGCCAACGAAGGGGGCCTTTCGCGCTATCTCGACGAAATCCGTCGGTTCCCCATGCTCGAGCCGCATGAGGAGTACATGCTCGCCAAGCGCTGGCGCGAGCATGGCGATCGCGAAGCCGCTCACAAGCTCGTGACATCCCACCTGCGCCTCGTGGCGAAGATCGCCATGGGATATCGCGGCTACGGCCTGCCGATCAGCGAGGTCGTATCCGAAGGCAATGTCGGCCTGATGCAGGCCGTCAAGCGCTTCGAGCCCGACAAGGGCTTCCGCCTCGCCACATATGCCATGTGGTGGATCAAGGCGGCGATTCAAGAATACATCCTGCGTTCCTGGTCCCTGGTGAAGATGGGGACCACCGCGAACCAGAAGAAGCTGTTCTTCAACCTCCGCAAGGCCAAGGGCCGCATCTCGGCCCTGGACGAGGGCGACCTGCATCCCGACCAGGTGAAGCAGATCGCGACCCAGCTCGGCGTGAACGAGCAGGACGTGGTGGACATGAACCGCCGCCTCAGCGGCGACGCCTCGCTCAACGCGCCCCTGCGCGAGGAGGGCGAAGGCGAATGGCAGGACTGGCTCGTGGACAACACGGAGAGCCAGGAGCAGATGCTCGTGCAGGAGGAGGAGGGCCAGAACCGCCTGGCCGCCCTGCGCAGCGCGCTTTCGGTCCTGAACCCGCGCGAGCGCCGGATCTTCGAGGCCCGGCGCCTGTCGGACGAGCCGATCACCCTCGAGGAGTTGTCCGCCGAGTTCGGCGTCTCCCGCGAGCGCGTGCGCCAGATCGAGGTGCGCGCCTTCGAGAAGGTTCAGGAGGCGGTCAAGAAGAACCTCGCCAGGATCGAGGCTCCGGAGGAGGCGCGCTGA
- a CDS encoding RluA family pseudouridine synthase: MSGEIRKEWVLEDGAPAERLDRVLAQLAGDLSRSRLQALIREGRVDVDGAPARDPSRKVAGGTRIGLAVPPPAPAEPQGEAMALAVVYEDDDLIVIDKPAGLVVHPAAGHESGTLVNALIAHCGESLSGIGGVKRPGIVHRLDKDTSGLLVVAKNDRAHQGLAAQFADHGRSGPLERAYLALVWGVPARQHGTVAASLARSVHNREKIAVVPDGRGRHAVTHYELLEALPADVPVASLVRCALETGRTHQIRVHMAHLGHPLLGDALYGSGFKTKANRLSGPQKAALEALGRQALHAAVLGFEHPATGDFLRFESALPADMKALLEALRGG; this comes from the coding sequence GTGAGCGGCGAAATTCGGAAGGAATGGGTTCTTGAGGACGGGGCGCCGGCGGAGCGGCTCGACAGGGTGCTGGCGCAGCTCGCCGGCGATCTGTCCCGCAGCCGCCTGCAGGCCCTGATCCGCGAGGGCCGGGTGGATGTCGACGGGGCGCCCGCGCGCGATCCGAGCCGCAAGGTCGCCGGCGGCACGCGAATCGGCCTCGCCGTGCCGCCGCCCGCCCCGGCGGAGCCGCAGGGCGAGGCGATGGCCCTCGCCGTGGTCTACGAGGACGACGACCTCATCGTCATCGACAAGCCGGCGGGGCTCGTGGTCCATCCGGCGGCGGGGCACGAATCGGGCACCCTCGTCAATGCGCTCATCGCCCATTGCGGGGAGAGCCTGTCCGGGATCGGCGGCGTCAAGCGGCCGGGCATCGTACATCGCCTCGACAAGGACACCTCCGGCCTGCTGGTGGTCGCCAAGAACGACCGAGCCCACCAGGGCCTCGCGGCGCAGTTCGCCGACCACGGCCGCTCCGGTCCGCTGGAGCGGGCCTATCTCGCCCTGGTCTGGGGCGTTCCGGCCCGCCAGCACGGGACCGTGGCGGCCTCCCTCGCCCGCAGCGTTCACAATCGCGAGAAGATCGCCGTCGTTCCGGACGGGCGGGGCCGCCACGCCGTGACCCATTACGAGCTGCTGGAGGCACTGCCTGCGGATGTTCCGGTGGCGAGCCTGGTGCGCTGCGCGCTCGAGACGGGACGCACGCATCAGATCCGGGTGCACATGGCCCATCTCGGCCATCCGCTCCTCGGCGACGCGCTCTACGGGTCGGGCTTCAAGACCAAGGCGAACCGCCTGTCCGGACCGCAGAAGGCCGCGCTGGAGGCTCTCGGCCGGCAGGCGCTGCATGCGGCCGTGCTCGGGTTCGAGCACCCGGCGACGGGGGATTTCCTGCGCTTCGAGAGCGCGCTTCCCGCCGACATGAAAGCGCTTCTGGAGGCGCTGCGCGGCGGTTAG
- the metZ gene encoding O-succinylhomoserine sulfhydrylase, producing MTCPDLSSCRPETRLVHEGQNRTPYGETSEALFLTQGFVYESAESAERRFLNEEQGYSYTRYSNPTVAAFEERIAALEGAEMAQATATGMAAVTAAMMGQVRAGDHVVAARALFGSCRWIVEDLLPRFGVGCTLVDGPDLDAWRRAVRPATTAFLLETPSNPSLEIIDIAGVAAIAREAGATLTVDNVFATPLFQKPLALGADCVVYSATKHIDGQGRCLGGVVLASRAFIETKVQQFLRMTGPSISPFNAWVLLKGLETLPLRVERQTATAGFLADALHDHPKVRRLTYPGRPDHPQAALIARQMSGGSTMIALEVREGKAGAFRFMNALRLIRISNNLGDAKSLVTHPATTTHGRFAPELRAQMGITDGLVRLSVGLEHPEDLLADLVQALGGV from the coding sequence ATGACCTGTCCCGACCTTTCGTCCTGCCGTCCCGAAACCCGCCTCGTGCACGAGGGCCAGAACCGCACGCCCTACGGAGAGACCTCGGAAGCGCTCTTCCTGACCCAGGGCTTCGTCTACGAGAGCGCGGAGAGCGCCGAGCGCCGGTTCCTCAACGAGGAGCAGGGCTACAGCTACACGCGCTATTCCAACCCGACCGTCGCGGCCTTCGAGGAGCGCATCGCGGCCCTGGAGGGGGCCGAGATGGCGCAGGCCACCGCCACGGGCATGGCCGCCGTCACGGCGGCGATGATGGGCCAGGTGCGGGCGGGAGACCACGTGGTGGCGGCCCGGGCGCTGTTCGGCTCCTGCCGCTGGATCGTGGAGGATCTCCTGCCCCGCTTCGGCGTCGGCTGCACCCTCGTGGACGGCCCCGACCTCGACGCCTGGCGGCGGGCCGTCCGCCCCGCGACCACGGCGTTCCTGCTCGAGACCCCCTCCAATCCCAGCCTCGAGATCATCGACATCGCCGGCGTCGCCGCCATCGCCCGCGAGGCGGGAGCGACGCTGACCGTCGACAACGTGTTCGCCACACCCCTCTTCCAGAAGCCCCTGGCCCTCGGCGCGGATTGCGTCGTCTATTCCGCGACCAAGCACATCGACGGCCAGGGCCGATGTCTCGGCGGCGTCGTTCTCGCTTCCCGGGCGTTCATCGAGACGAAGGTGCAGCAGTTCCTGCGGATGACGGGTCCTTCGATCTCGCCCTTCAATGCCTGGGTGCTGCTCAAGGGGCTGGAGACGCTGCCCCTGCGCGTCGAGCGCCAGACGGCGACGGCGGGCTTTCTCGCCGACGCCCTGCACGACCATCCCAAGGTGCGGCGCCTCACCTATCCGGGGCGTCCCGACCATCCCCAGGCCGCGCTGATCGCCCGGCAGATGAGCGGCGGCTCCACCATGATCGCCCTCGAGGTGAGGGAGGGCAAGGCCGGTGCCTTCCGCTTCATGAACGCGCTCAGGCTCATCCGCATCTCCAACAATCTCGGCGACGCCAAGAGCCTCGTCACGCATCCGGCGACCACGACGCATGGGCGCTTCGCGCCCGAGCTGCGCGCGCAGATGGGAATCACCGACGGCCTCGTGCGCCTCTCCGTCGGCCTGGAGCATCCTGAGGACCTCCTGGCCGACCTCGTCCAGGCGCTCGGCGGGGTCTAG
- a CDS encoding HNH endonuclease: MSVRKPNLGTIHHQILDLLKANPDGLTIYEIRDGIPDIGVQQHLDKRVRDLRYYHDIPLIKRGKTSVYIYKGERSDAAADSGAISAKVRAVVLHKAHGRCQMCGRTVAEDGIKLQVDHKIPRNWGGTTTIDNLWALCQPCNGGKRDFFASFNDEQMKVIMAKESVYERIAETLKLHAGTPTPAWLLEFVANADDWQEDWQKRLRELRYPAIGMKIRATRKKNEAGRWEAAYILDEWKDLPSNHKFLIKEHERLIREGKRKGVDENGDD, encoded by the coding sequence ATGTCTGTACGAAAGCCGAACCTGGGGACGATCCATCATCAGATACTGGATCTGCTGAAGGCGAACCCTGACGGGCTCACGATCTACGAAATTAGGGACGGTATCCCTGATATTGGAGTCCAGCAGCATCTCGATAAACGGGTCCGGGATCTGAGATACTACCACGATATTCCGCTCATAAAGCGCGGGAAGACTTCAGTTTACATCTACAAAGGGGAGCGGTCTGACGCAGCCGCCGATAGCGGCGCGATAAGCGCTAAAGTCAGAGCCGTCGTTCTGCACAAGGCGCATGGCCGGTGCCAGATGTGCGGGCGAACCGTAGCCGAAGACGGCATCAAGCTTCAGGTAGATCATAAGATCCCCCGTAACTGGGGTGGCACAACCACTATTGATAATCTCTGGGCACTCTGCCAGCCTTGCAATGGTGGCAAACGAGACTTCTTCGCCTCCTTCAACGATGAGCAGATGAAGGTGATCATGGCAAAGGAGAGTGTTTACGAGCGCATCGCCGAAACACTCAAACTTCATGCAGGCACCCCCACCCCAGCTTGGCTACTTGAGTTCGTAGCCAACGCCGACGACTGGCAGGAAGACTGGCAGAAGCGGCTTCGAGAACTGCGGTATCCAGCTATCGGGATGAAGATCAGGGCAACTCGGAAGAAGAACGAGGCTGGCCGGTGGGAAGCGGCGTACATTCTGGACGAGTGGAAGGATCTCCCATCCAACCATAAGTTTTTGATCAAGGAACACGAACGCCTGATACGAGAAGGGAAACGCAAGGGCGTTGATGAGAATGGCGACGATTGA
- a CDS encoding DNA cytosine methyltransferase, with product MDLTSVEMCAGAGGQALGLEQAGFGHDALVEIDSHCCATLRLNRPDWQVHEGDLNTFSGKPHKGVDLLAGGLPCPPFSKAGKQLGANDERNLFPAALRLVDEIRPRAVMIENVRGFLDPVFEDYRAHLKRQLAKLGYEADWQLLHASHFGVPQLRPRVIIVAIRKEISDGFEWPSVPVQTPLTVGETLYDLMASRGWPGAKAWRKQANAIAPTIVGGSKKHGGPDLGPTRAKKAWAELGVDGLGIADEAPGPDFKGMPKLTVRMVARLQGFPDDWEFAGRKTASYRQVGNAFPPPVARAVAEKLYAALTMRRVYAAVG from the coding sequence ATGGACCTGACCTCAGTTGAGATGTGCGCAGGAGCCGGTGGGCAAGCTCTCGGCCTTGAACAGGCCGGGTTCGGTCATGATGCTCTCGTCGAGATCGACTCCCACTGCTGCGCGACGCTCCGTCTCAACCGTCCAGACTGGCAAGTGCATGAAGGGGATTTGAATACCTTTAGCGGAAAACCGCATAAAGGGGTGGATCTGCTCGCTGGCGGATTGCCGTGTCCTCCCTTTTCGAAGGCTGGGAAGCAGCTTGGTGCGAACGATGAGCGTAACCTGTTCCCAGCCGCACTTCGGCTCGTTGATGAGATCCGCCCTCGTGCGGTGATGATCGAGAATGTCCGGGGCTTCCTTGATCCCGTCTTTGAGGACTACCGGGCGCATCTGAAGCGGCAACTTGCTAAACTGGGGTATGAAGCAGATTGGCAGTTGTTACATGCCTCTCATTTTGGAGTGCCCCAGCTTCGGCCTCGTGTGATCATCGTCGCGATCCGCAAAGAGATCTCAGATGGTTTCGAGTGGCCCTCTGTTCCTGTCCAGACCCCGCTCACGGTTGGTGAGACCCTGTATGACCTCATGGCATCTCGGGGATGGCCAGGAGCCAAGGCATGGCGGAAGCAGGCGAATGCCATTGCTCCTACCATTGTTGGAGGATCGAAAAAGCATGGTGGGCCAGATCTTGGGCCGACACGCGCGAAGAAGGCTTGGGCTGAGCTAGGAGTGGACGGGCTTGGGATTGCAGACGAAGCGCCTGGCCCAGACTTCAAGGGGATGCCCAAGCTCACGGTGCGAATGGTTGCTCGCCTCCAAGGCTTCCCCGATGATTGGGAGTTTGCCGGGCGTAAAACCGCATCCTATCGGCAAGTTGGCAATGCTTTCCCACCACCCGTTGCCCGGGCGGTGGCTGAAAAGCTTTATGCCGCCCTCACAATGCGGCGCGTCTATGCGGCGGTTGGATGA
- a CDS encoding site-specific integrase produces the protein MAGGRRGSYLYKRPGSQNWWIRFQYSGRLAEKLGKVVQISLETPDRAQAELEAIPYIYAHKGMLLLAKGADDGTLRVEKRAQQYEPGREHRTESGERVIATPDQLIFMDEAGNILRMEPNGPAYELSVPSSAQDQRELSALRPRKKNDPDVAILETWLEHENIRPAIEREARTVFDTFKKLTNGKSFANATREDGRSLAKHFFDSGNKSATVQKKIGHLRAAVNLAIDENKLKFNPFSGVVAAKDDAQDRPPLDDDDMKIMRDNLENLDPEERLLWMLCATTGMRRGEAWDIDCEFIEKGVRCIRIGTKTPQSDRRIPLPAAVIPYLPAKIEGPLFAGSPKNVGRELIRAMRRFGIADQRKVLHSLRHRAQDRLRAEGYPEDIRWAILGHEDKTVADGYGKGFPMLKLKPWIEKIGF, from the coding sequence ATGGCGGGCGGACGAAGGGGCAGCTATCTCTACAAGAGACCGGGATCTCAAAACTGGTGGATTAGATTCCAGTATTCTGGTCGTCTCGCCGAAAAGCTGGGAAAGGTTGTCCAGATTTCTCTCGAAACTCCGGACCGGGCACAAGCCGAACTCGAAGCTATCCCGTACATCTATGCCCACAAGGGCATGCTCCTCCTGGCAAAAGGGGCCGACGATGGCACTCTAAGGGTTGAAAAGAGAGCCCAGCAATACGAGCCGGGCCGCGAGCATCGCACCGAGAGCGGCGAGCGCGTGATCGCCACCCCTGATCAACTGATCTTCATGGATGAGGCTGGCAATATCCTCCGGATGGAGCCTAATGGGCCAGCATACGAGCTATCCGTCCCATCCAGCGCTCAGGACCAACGGGAACTCTCTGCCCTTCGCCCTCGGAAGAAGAACGATCCCGATGTGGCAATCCTAGAAACGTGGTTGGAGCACGAGAACATCCGGCCAGCGATAGAAAGGGAGGCCCGCACTGTCTTTGACACATTCAAGAAGCTCACGAACGGCAAGTCATTTGCGAATGCTACTCGTGAGGATGGGCGGTCCCTGGCAAAGCACTTCTTCGACAGCGGCAACAAGTCAGCGACCGTTCAGAAGAAGATCGGGCACCTTCGGGCAGCGGTAAATCTCGCTATCGACGAGAACAAGCTGAAATTCAATCCTTTCAGCGGCGTTGTCGCAGCCAAAGATGATGCCCAAGACCGGCCCCCTCTCGACGATGACGACATGAAGATCATGCGCGACAATCTGGAGAATCTGGACCCTGAAGAACGATTACTGTGGATGTTATGCGCAACAACCGGGATGCGCCGGGGTGAGGCATGGGACATTGACTGTGAGTTTATAGAGAAAGGCGTTCGCTGCATCCGGATTGGAACGAAGACACCGCAGAGCGACCGGCGCATCCCGTTACCGGCGGCTGTTATCCCCTACCTTCCGGCCAAGATTGAAGGCCCGCTATTTGCTGGAAGCCCCAAAAATGTTGGCCGTGAATTGATACGCGCCATGCGCCGGTTTGGGATCGCCGATCAGCGCAAGGTGCTTCACTCTTTGCGCCATCGGGCACAGGATCGCTTGAGGGCAGAAGGATATCCGGAAGATATCCGTTGGGCTATTCTCGGCCATGAGGATAAGACGGTCGCAGATGGCTATGGCAAAGGGTTTCCTATGCTCAAACTCAAGCCCTGGATTGAGAAAATTGGCTTCTGA
- the rfbB gene encoding dTDP-glucose 4,6-dehydratase, which translates to MKRFLVTGGAGFIGSAVVRMLVRETPHEVLVVDKLTYAGNLDSLTPVANSPRYRFAQADIADAERMRALIATFAPDVIMHLAAESHVDRSIDGPGDFVQTNIVGTYTLLQAALGYWRGLPRERQAAFRFHHISTDEVFGSLGEEGFFTEETAYDPRSPYSASKAASDHLVRAWHHTYGLPTLVTNCSNNYGPYHFPEKLIPLVILNALEGKPLPVYGKGENVRDWLFVDDHARALILAAERAAPGSTYAIGGHNERRNIDVVRGICALVDELAPDPSIGPREKLITFVSDRPGHDLRYAIDAGRIERELGWRPAETFESGLRKTVEWYLANRPWWERVRSGVYRGERLGLGA; encoded by the coding sequence ATGAAGCGCTTCTTGGTGACAGGCGGAGCCGGCTTCATCGGCTCCGCAGTCGTCCGCATGCTGGTGCGGGAAACGCCCCACGAGGTGCTCGTGGTGGACAAGCTGACCTATGCCGGCAACCTCGATTCCCTGACCCCGGTCGCCAACAGCCCGCGCTACCGCTTCGCTCAGGCCGACATCGCCGATGCCGAGCGCATGCGCGCCCTCATCGCCACGTTCGCGCCCGACGTGATCATGCATCTGGCGGCGGAGAGCCACGTGGACCGCTCCATCGACGGGCCGGGGGACTTCGTCCAGACCAACATCGTCGGCACCTACACCCTGCTCCAGGCGGCGCTGGGCTACTGGCGCGGGCTTCCCCGCGAGCGGCAGGCCGCCTTCCGCTTCCATCACATCTCGACGGACGAGGTGTTCGGCTCGCTGGGCGAGGAAGGCTTCTTCACCGAGGAGACGGCCTACGACCCGCGCTCGCCCTATTCCGCCTCGAAGGCGGCGTCCGACCACCTGGTGCGCGCCTGGCACCACACCTACGGCCTGCCGACCCTCGTCACCAACTGCTCCAACAACTACGGCCCCTACCACTTCCCCGAGAAGCTGATCCCCCTCGTCATTCTCAACGCCCTGGAGGGCAAGCCCCTGCCGGTCTACGGCAAGGGCGAGAACGTGCGCGACTGGCTGTTCGTGGACGACCACGCCCGCGCCCTCATCCTGGCGGCGGAGCGGGCCGCGCCGGGCTCCACCTACGCCATCGGCGGGCACAACGAGCGCCGGAACATCGACGTGGTGCGCGGGATCTGCGCCCTCGTGGACGAGCTGGCCCCGGACCCGTCCATCGGACCGCGGGAGAAGCTCATCACCTTCGTGAGCGACCGGCCGGGGCACGACCTGCGCTACGCGATCGACGCCGGCCGGATCGAGCGGGAGCTCGGCTGGCGTCCCGCCGAGACCTTCGAGAGCGGCCTGCGCAAGACGGTGGAATGGTACCTCGCCAACCGCCCGTGGTGGGAGCGGGTGAGATCCGGCGTGTACCGTGGCGAGCGCCTGGGCCTTGGAGCCTGA
- a CDS encoding histidine kinase: MADYYPLIARAVEGLSDRTPEMRRAVYERARSALVAQLRSLDPPLSEADIEKESRSLDEAIRRVEADFTIKDFDFDPAALSAPPPRRAEPAVVPLSAPAASAPEDAAEDLEPSAPEAAAARPRIETRPHPGIQDGKRTRTIILGAVLALVIAAIAGVAFLWRDRPEDLTPQTPVAEAPQVPAEAPKNSDRVGAPATPAPAPSQPRQEIGVAQRAVLYEEDPANPQTPKAQTGRVVWRLEDVNPGQGQPLQRAVTANVEIPEAGLTMKMVLRRNLDATLPASHTVEISFTTRAGDSGRVIRDVGLLQFKDEEAARGTPVAGLPVPVRENLFLIGLSNLSTDVERNTELFVRRNWIDLPVRMASGQRAIISFEKGASGAQVINSAFSQWQ, translated from the coding sequence ATGGCAGATTATTACCCCCTGATTGCCCGAGCCGTCGAAGGCTTGTCGGACCGGACGCCCGAGATGCGGCGCGCCGTCTACGAGCGCGCCCGTTCGGCACTCGTCGCCCAGCTGCGCTCGCTCGACCCGCCTCTGTCCGAGGCGGACATCGAGAAGGAAAGCCGCTCCCTGGACGAGGCGATCCGCCGGGTGGAGGCGGATTTCACGATCAAGGACTTCGATTTCGATCCGGCCGCCCTTTCCGCGCCGCCCCCGCGTCGCGCCGAGCCAGCGGTGGTGCCCCTGTCAGCGCCCGCGGCCTCCGCCCCGGAGGACGCTGCGGAGGATCTGGAGCCGTCCGCTCCTGAGGCGGCCGCCGCCCGTCCGCGGATCGAGACGCGGCCCCATCCCGGCATCCAGGACGGCAAGCGCACGCGCACGATCATCCTCGGCGCCGTTCTCGCCCTCGTGATCGCCGCGATCGCGGGCGTCGCGTTCCTGTGGCGGGACAGGCCCGAGGACCTGACGCCTCAGACGCCCGTCGCGGAGGCGCCCCAGGTCCCGGCCGAGGCTCCCAAGAACAGCGACCGCGTCGGTGCCCCCGCCACGCCGGCCCCTGCGCCGTCCCAGCCCCGGCAGGAGATCGGCGTCGCCCAGCGCGCCGTCCTCTACGAGGAGGATCCGGCCAACCCTCAGACGCCGAAGGCGCAGACGGGCCGGGTCGTCTGGCGGCTGGAGGACGTCAACCCCGGCCAGGGCCAGCCGCTCCAGCGGGCCGTGACGGCCAATGTGGAGATTCCCGAGGCCGGGCTGACGATGAAGATGGTGCTGCGCCGCAATCTCGACGCGACGCTCCCCGCCTCGCACACGGTGGAGATCTCCTTCACCACCCGTGCCGGCGACAGCGGGCGCGTGATCCGCGACGTGGGCCTGCTCCAGTTCAAGGACGAGGAGGCGGCGCGCGGCACGCCGGTGGCGGGCCTGCCGGTCCCCGTGCGGGAGAACCTGTTCCTGATCGGCCTGTCGAACCTCTCCACCGACGTGGAGCGCAACACGGAGCTCTTCGTGCGGCGCAACTGGATCGACCTGCCGGTCCGCATGGCGTCGGGCCAGCGGGCCATCATCAGCTTCGAGAAGGGCGCCTCCGGGGCGCAGGTCATCAACAGCGCCTTCAGCCAGTGGCAATGA